The Martelella sp. AD-3 genome includes a region encoding these proteins:
- a CDS encoding hemolysin family protein: MNQQQIAPLSESGQDAEDGSSPDEPNSPVSDKSTHKHTGSPLRGLLLRFRRNGNAVSRLREDLEDALSTESAGDSDFSPEERAMLNNILSFREVRVEDVMVPRADIDAVEQSTTIGDLLLIFENCGHSRMPVFCETLDDPRGMVHIRDLLAYLSKQARGRRRARAANARDASKTGVAKGGEVKPAERQPRPAQNPLDLGKVNLDKTVAEAGIIRPVLFVPPSMLASDLLQRMQAGRTQMALVIDEYGGTDGLVSHEDIVEMVIGEIDDEHDSEEAMFTRVSEDVFLADARVELEDIAEAIGPDFEIGEHAEDVDTLGGLIFSAIGRIPARGEVIQALPGFEVHILDADPRRIRRVRILRKRGPARRRSAAQARTGLPVQDEPRGTEQGEQAASNLADEYTETADRD, translated from the coding sequence ATGAACCAGCAACAGATCGCGCCGCTTTCAGAAAGCGGTCAGGATGCCGAAGACGGATCCTCGCCAGACGAGCCTAACAGTCCGGTTTCGGACAAGAGCACTCACAAACACACAGGCTCGCCGCTGCGGGGGCTTCTGCTGCGCTTCCGGCGCAACGGAAATGCGGTCTCGCGACTGCGCGAGGACCTTGAGGACGCGCTTTCGACGGAAAGCGCCGGCGACAGCGACTTCTCGCCCGAAGAACGGGCCATGCTCAATAACATTCTCAGCTTCCGCGAGGTCCGGGTCGAGGACGTGATGGTGCCGCGCGCCGATATCGACGCGGTGGAGCAGAGCACGACGATCGGCGACCTTTTGCTGATCTTCGAGAATTGCGGCCACTCGCGCATGCCGGTGTTCTGCGAGACGCTGGATGACCCGCGCGGCATGGTGCATATCCGCGACCTGCTGGCCTATCTGTCCAAGCAGGCGCGCGGGCGTCGGCGCGCGCGCGCGGCCAATGCGCGCGACGCCTCGAAAACGGGCGTAGCCAAGGGCGGAGAGGTCAAACCCGCCGAACGCCAGCCGCGCCCGGCGCAAAACCCGCTCGACCTCGGCAAGGTCAATCTCGACAAGACGGTGGCCGAGGCCGGCATCATCCGTCCGGTTCTGTTCGTGCCGCCCTCCATGCTCGCCTCCGACCTTCTGCAGCGCATGCAGGCGGGGCGCACGCAGATGGCGCTGGTCATCGATGAATATGGCGGGACCGACGGGCTCGTCTCCCACGAGGACATCGTGGAGATGGTGATCGGCGAGATCGACGACGAGCATGACAGCGAGGAGGCGATGTTCACGCGCGTCTCCGAGGACGTGTTCCTGGCGGATGCCCGCGTCGAGCTCGAGGATATCGCCGAGGCCATCGGTCCGGATTTCGAGATCGGCGAGCATGCCGAGGACGTCGACACGCTCGGCGGCCTGATCTTCTCCGCCATCGGTAGGATCCCGGCGCGCGGCGAGGTGATCCAGGCGCTCCCCGGTTTCGAGGTGCATATTCTCGATGCCGATCCGCGCCGCATCCGTCGGGTCCGGATCCTGCGCAAGCGCGGCCCCGCCCGCCGCCGCTCGGCGGCTCAGGCCCGCACTGGCCTTCCCGTACAGGACGAACCGCGCGGAACGGAACAGGGCGAGCAGGCGGCCTCCAACCTTGCGGATGAGTATACCGAGACCGCAGACCGGGACTAG
- the ybeY gene encoding rRNA maturation RNase YbeY, which translates to MPEFDYQVSREAGGWPEEEALAAIVARVIGAASAYLSEREGQPFPDSPAELSLVFADDATIREINAEWRNKDSATNVLSFPAFPVTPGEMPGPMLGDIVIAHETVAREAETLDKSFDDHLTHLLVHGFLHLLGYDHMENEEAEVMEGLETRILATLDLSDPYQGSDPL; encoded by the coding sequence ATGCCGGAGTTCGACTATCAGGTCAGCCGCGAAGCCGGCGGCTGGCCCGAGGAGGAAGCGCTTGCGGCGATCGTCGCCCGCGTTATCGGGGCGGCGTCCGCCTATCTTTCGGAACGCGAAGGGCAGCCCTTTCCGGATAGCCCTGCTGAACTGTCGCTGGTCTTTGCCGATGACGCGACGATCCGGGAGATCAACGCGGAATGGCGCAACAAGGACAGCGCCACGAATGTGCTCTCCTTTCCGGCCTTTCCGGTGACCCCCGGCGAGATGCCGGGGCCGATGCTCGGCGATATCGTGATTGCCCATGAGACGGTGGCGCGCGAGGCCGAAACGCTCGACAAGAGCTTCGACGATCATCTCACCCATCTTCTGGTGCATGGATTTCTGCATCTTTTGGGGTATGATCACATGGAAAACGAAGAGGCGGAGGTCATGGAGGGGCTCGAGACTCGCATTCTTGCCACACTTGACCTATCTGATCCCTATCAGGGCAGCGACCCTCTCTAA
- a CDS encoding PhoH family protein: MVAKHEIQAGPTAEASHFVLTFENNRHASELFGQFDEHLKLLEKQLSVTAVARGNSVSLSGSTLATHQARRALDYLYDQLQKGSSLEKSDVEGAIRMAQAADDQLTLPTLERKARLSMSQISTRKKSIAARTPAQDAYIRAMERNELVFGVGPAGTGKTYLAVAHAAQLLERGAIEKIILSRPAVEAGERLGFLPGDMKEKVDPYLRPLYDALYDMIPGERVERAMTAGVIEIAPLAFMRGRTLTNAAVILDEAQNTTSMQMKMFLTRLGENSRMVVTGDPSQVDLPRGVKSGLVEALSVLDGVEGVSTNRFTDKDVVRHPLVARIVAAYEGRLVPSAAGGKDD; this comes from the coding sequence ATGGTTGCAAAGCATGAAATCCAGGCAGGGCCGACCGCCGAGGCCAGCCATTTTGTCCTGACCTTCGAGAACAACCGCCACGCCAGCGAATTGTTCGGCCAGTTCGACGAGCACCTGAAATTGCTGGAGAAGCAGCTTTCCGTCACGGCTGTCGCGCGCGGCAATTCGGTTTCGCTTTCCGGCTCGACGCTGGCCACGCATCAGGCGCGTCGGGCGCTCGACTATCTCTACGACCAGCTTCAGAAAGGGTCATCCTTGGAAAAATCCGATGTCGAGGGGGCGATCCGCATGGCGCAGGCCGCAGACGACCAGTTGACCCTGCCGACGCTGGAGCGCAAGGCGCGGCTTTCCATGTCGCAGATTTCGACGCGCAAGAAGTCGATCGCCGCCAGAACGCCGGCGCAGGATGCCTATATCCGCGCAATGGAGCGCAATGAGCTGGTGTTCGGGGTCGGCCCGGCGGGCACCGGCAAGACCTATCTGGCCGTTGCCCACGCCGCGCAGCTTCTGGAACGCGGCGCGATCGAGAAGATCATCCTGTCGCGCCCGGCCGTGGAAGCGGGCGAGCGGCTCGGCTTCCTGCCCGGCGACATGAAGGAGAAGGTCGATCCCTATCTCAGGCCGCTTTATGACGCGCTCTACGACATGATCCCCGGCGAGCGGGTGGAACGGGCGATGACGGCGGGCGTGATCGAGATTGCGCCGCTGGCCTTCATGCGCGGGCGCACGCTCACCAATGCGGCGGTCATTCTCGATGAGGCGCAGAACACGACGTCGATGCAGATGAAGATGTTCCTGACGCGGCTTGGCGAGAATTCGCGCATGGTCGTCACCGGCGATCCGAGCCAGGTCGACCTGCCGCGCGGCGTCAAGTCCGGCCTCGTCGAGGCGCTTTCGGTGCTTGACGGGGTGGAAGGCGTGTCGACCAACAGGTTTACCGACAAGGACGTCGTTCGCCACCCGCTCGTCGCCCGCATCGTCGCGGCCTATGAGGGGCGTCTCGTGCCGTCTGCCGCCGGCGGAAAAGACGACTGA
- the miaB gene encoding tRNA (N6-isopentenyl adenosine(37)-C2)-methylthiotransferase MiaB, with product MTQETTTVTRQDATNQRKVFIKTYGCQMNVYDSERMGEALAADGYQPTEVIEDADLILLNTCHIREKAAEKVYSALGRYRDLKTARAREGRETLIGVAGCVAQAEGEEILRRAPDVSVVIGPQTYHRLPEALRRAKTGERVVDTEYAVEDKFDYLPKKERGVRPKNVSAFLTVQEGCDKFCTFCVVPYTRGAEISRSRQQIVDEAKRLAENGVREITLLGQNVNAWHGEGPDGAEWGLGELLFDLASVDGIDRLRYTTSHPRDMDETLMAAHRELPELMPYLHLPVQAGADRILKAMNRRHTAAEYLALIERIRAARPDIAMSGDFIVGFPGETEEDFQATLDLVEKVRYAQAFSFKYSPRPGTPGAELGDQVPEAEKADRLQRLQALLARHQLEFAQSRIGMEMDILLEKPGRNPGQLVGRSPWLQSVVIDAGDAVVGDMVRVRIADASANSLAAVRLD from the coding sequence ATGACACAGGAAACGACGACAGTGACCCGGCAGGACGCCACCAACCAGCGCAAGGTTTTCATCAAGACCTATGGCTGTCAGATGAATGTCTATGACAGCGAACGCATGGGCGAGGCGCTGGCCGCCGACGGCTACCAGCCGACCGAGGTTATCGAGGACGCCGATCTGATCCTGCTCAACACGTGCCATATCCGCGAAAAGGCGGCGGAAAAGGTCTATTCCGCGCTCGGCCGCTACCGCGACCTGAAGACCGCCCGCGCCCGCGAGGGCCGCGAGACGCTGATCGGCGTTGCCGGCTGCGTCGCCCAGGCGGAAGGCGAGGAAATCCTGCGCCGCGCGCCGGACGTCAGCGTCGTCATCGGCCCGCAAACCTATCACCGTCTGCCGGAGGCGCTGCGCCGCGCCAAGACCGGCGAGCGCGTGGTCGATACGGAATATGCGGTCGAGGACAAGTTCGACTACCTGCCGAAGAAGGAACGCGGCGTTCGCCCGAAGAATGTCTCGGCCTTTCTGACGGTGCAGGAAGGCTGCGACAAGTTCTGCACCTTCTGCGTGGTGCCCTATACGCGCGGCGCGGAAATCTCGCGCTCGCGCCAGCAGATCGTGGACGAGGCGAAGCGCCTTGCCGAGAACGGCGTGCGCGAGATCACGCTTCTCGGCCAGAACGTCAATGCCTGGCATGGCGAGGGACCGGACGGCGCCGAATGGGGGCTCGGCGAATTGCTGTTCGACCTCGCGAGCGTCGATGGCATCGACCGGTTGCGCTACACCACCAGCCATCCGCGCGACATGGACGAGACGCTGATGGCCGCGCACCGGGAACTGCCGGAGCTGATGCCCTATCTGCATCTTCCCGTTCAGGCCGGCGCCGACCGTATCCTGAAGGCGATGAACCGCCGTCACACCGCTGCCGAATATCTGGCGCTGATCGAGCGCATCCGCGCGGCGCGGCCCGATATCGCCATGTCGGGCGACTTCATCGTCGGCTTTCCCGGCGAGACGGAGGAGGATTTCCAGGCGACGCTCGATCTCGTCGAAAAGGTGCGTTACGCGCAGGCCTTCTCGTTCAAATATTCGCCGCGCCCCGGCACGCCGGGCGCCGAGCTTGGCGATCAGGTTCCCGAGGCCGAAAAGGCCGACCGGCTGCAGCGTCTGCAGGCGCTCCTCGCGCGCCACCAGCTCGAATTCGCGCAGTCGCGGATCGGCATGGAGATGGACATTCTTCTGGAAAAGCCCGGTCGCAATCCCGGCCAGCTCGTCGGCCGTTCGCCCTGGCTGCAATCGGTCGTTATCGATGCCGGCGACGCCGTGGTCGGCGACATGGTTCGGGTCCGGATAGCGGACGCCTCCGCCAACAGCCTGGCGGCGGTTCGCCTCGATTGA
- a CDS encoding 1-acyl-sn-glycerol-3-phosphate acyltransferase: MIWLRYAYVALALSLATVILSPLQIIALWRGWKLARKMPRYWHMVACFVLGIRIHVHGEIEARRPLMLSANHTSWLDIIVLGRVADVAFIAKSEVRSWPIFGLFARLQNSVFIERADRRGTGRQVNSIAERMAAGEIIILFPEGTTSDGNRLLPLKYSLFGAASSAVPYSPDGTVHVQPVAVAYTGIQGMPMGRFMRPVVAWPGDVAMLPSLAGVIRARALDVDVCFGESVTFTAYTKRKDAAAEVERRMRALLADRLSGR; this comes from the coding sequence ATGATCTGGCTGCGCTATGCATATGTGGCGCTTGCCCTGTCTCTCGCGACCGTCATCCTTTCGCCGCTGCAGATTATCGCGCTGTGGCGCGGCTGGAAACTCGCCCGAAAGATGCCGCGCTACTGGCACATGGTGGCCTGTTTCGTGCTCGGCATCCGCATTCATGTCCACGGCGAAATCGAGGCGCGGCGGCCGCTGATGCTGTCGGCAAACCATACGAGCTGGCTCGACATCATCGTCCTCGGCCGCGTTGCCGATGTCGCCTTCATCGCCAAGTCGGAAGTGCGGTCCTGGCCGATCTTCGGCCTGTTCGCCCGGCTGCAGAACTCCGTCTTCATCGAGCGCGCCGACAGGCGCGGGACCGGTCGGCAGGTCAATTCGATCGCCGAGCGCATGGCCGCCGGCGAGATCATCATCCTGTTTCCGGAAGGCACGACGTCTGACGGCAACCGGCTGCTGCCGCTCAAATACTCGCTTTTCGGCGCGGCCTCGAGCGCGGTGCCCTATTCGCCGGACGGCACGGTTCACGTCCAGCCGGTGGCTGTCGCCTATACCGGCATCCAGGGCATGCCGATGGGCCGGTTCATGCGCCCCGTCGTCGCCTGGCCGGGCGATGTCGCCATGCTGCCCTCGCTTGCCGGCGTCATCAGGGCCCGGGCGCTCGACGTCGACGTCTGTTTCGGCGAAAGCGTGACCTTTACGGCGTACACGAAGCGCAAGGACGCGGCGGCGGAGGTGGAGCGCCGCATGCGCGCGCTTCTCGCCGATCGCCTGAGCGGGCGGTGA
- a CDS encoding GNAT family N-acetyltransferase: MLPFFRRSPEIELFPLGDEHLGLAADLHRQRFSHAWSAGELRKLLGQAPVFGHIARHVNRIVSPPAAGFVLARSVEEEAEILTICVGPDYARNGVGWRLMVAAMQEARMRGAAYMLLEVDAQNQAAIGLYRKLGFHEVGRRKAYYAHDDGSRSTALVMRRDLG, encoded by the coding sequence ATGCTTCCCTTTTTCAGACGATCGCCGGAGATAGAGCTGTTTCCCCTGGGTGACGAACATCTGGGGCTGGCTGCCGATCTTCACCGCCAGCGCTTCTCCCATGCCTGGAGTGCCGGGGAGTTGCGCAAGCTCCTGGGTCAGGCGCCGGTCTTCGGTCATATCGCGCGGCATGTGAACCGCATCGTCAGCCCGCCCGCAGCCGGTTTCGTGCTGGCGCGCAGCGTTGAGGAGGAGGCGGAGATCCTGACGATTTGCGTCGGTCCCGATTATGCCCGCAACGGGGTCGGCTGGCGGCTGATGGTGGCGGCCATGCAGGAAGCGCGCATGCGCGGCGCGGCCTATATGCTGCTCGAGGTGGATGCCCAGAACCAGGCTGCCATCGGGCTTTATCGCAAGCTCGGCTTCCATGAGGTCGGTCGCCGCAAGGCCTATTACGCGCACGACGACGGAAGCCGCTCGACCGCGCTTGTCATGCGCCGCGATCTCGGCTAA
- the tsaB gene encoding tRNA (adenosine(37)-N6)-threonylcarbamoyltransferase complex dimerization subunit type 1 TsaB, with the protein MLILALDTAQADCAACLFDTTSDVVLARTVETIGKGHAERLMAVIDETLQHAGRAPAGFDRIAVNVGPGSFTGVRVGVSTARALALATKTECVGVSSLSALGFQARKLSKGRVMATIDARRGEAYAQVFGADGAALTEPSACAYDALDGLMRRHDALAFGTGASVAGLEVAGDVTHIEIETIARLGAVFRPQGPVSPLYLRAPDARPQAGYAVARR; encoded by the coding sequence ATGCTGATACTGGCGCTCGATACGGCGCAGGCCGATTGTGCGGCCTGCCTTTTCGATACGACAAGCGATGTCGTGCTTGCCCGCACGGTCGAGACGATCGGCAAGGGCCATGCCGAACGGCTTATGGCCGTGATCGACGAGACGCTGCAGCATGCGGGAAGGGCACCAGCCGGTTTCGACCGGATTGCGGTCAATGTCGGGCCGGGGTCGTTCACCGGCGTGAGGGTCGGCGTCTCGACCGCCCGCGCGCTGGCGCTGGCGACAAAGACGGAATGCGTCGGGGTTTCATCGCTTTCCGCACTTGGCTTCCAGGCGCGGAAACTGTCGAAGGGCCGCGTGATGGCGACCATCGACGCGCGCCGGGGCGAGGCCTATGCTCAGGTCTTCGGCGCCGACGGCGCAGCGCTCACCGAGCCGTCCGCCTGTGCCTATGATGCGCTGGATGGCCTGATGCGTCGTCACGATGCCCTTGCCTTCGGCACCGGAGCAAGCGTTGCCGGGCTGGAGGTCGCAGGCGACGTGACCCACATAGAGATCGAGACCATCGCACGGCTTGGCGCCGTTTTCCGGCCGCAAGGGCCGGTGAGCCCGCTTTATCTGCGCGCGCCGGACGCCAGGCCGCAGGCGGGATACGCCGTCGCCCGCCGCTGA
- a CDS encoding NifU family protein, whose protein sequence is MFIQTETTPNPATLKFLPGKVVMESGNADFRSADDAIVSPLATRLFAVPGVEGVMFGYDFVAVTKGDPEWQHLKPAILGAIMEHFMSGAPVMAGEAPQVEDDSGEEFFDAGDETIVATIKELLDTRVRPAVAQDGGDITFRGYREGTVFLNMRGACSGCPSSTATLKHGVQNLLHHFVPEVEHVEAV, encoded by the coding sequence ATGTTCATCCAGACCGAGACCACGCCGAACCCGGCGACCCTGAAATTCCTGCCCGGCAAGGTGGTTATGGAAAGCGGCAATGCGGATTTCCGCTCGGCCGATGATGCGATCGTTTCGCCGCTGGCGACCCGCCTCTTCGCCGTGCCCGGCGTTGAAGGGGTGATGTTCGGCTATGATTTCGTGGCCGTGACCAAGGGCGATCCCGAATGGCAGCACCTGAAGCCGGCGATTCTCGGCGCGATCATGGAGCATTTCATGTCCGGCGCGCCGGTCATGGCCGGTGAGGCTCCACAGGTGGAAGATGACAGCGGCGAGGAATTCTTCGACGCTGGCGACGAGACCATCGTCGCCACCATCAAGGAACTGCTCGACACCCGCGTCCGCCCGGCCGTTGCCCAGGATGGCGGCGACATCACCTTCCGTGGCTATCGCGAGGGCACGGTGTTCCTCAACATGCGCGGCGCCTGCTCGGGCTGCCCCTCCTCGACGGCGACGCTGAAACACGGCGTCCAGAACCTCCTGCATCACTTCGTCCCCGAAGTGGAGCATGTCGAGGCCGTCTGA
- a CDS encoding universal stress protein, whose product MVSKRLSGEAGHRRKFMAIVDDTPECSRAVRYAGRRAKNSNGGLVLCYVIPEHEVQQWIGVQEFMRAEAREEAEAIVNKAAEAVREAIGVEPEIVIREGDRSVEINAVVEDDRDIAILVLAAGSAKDGPGPLVSLLAGRGKAFTIPVTVLPDGLEDADIDALC is encoded by the coding sequence ATGGTTTCCAAACGACTTTCCGGCGAGGCCGGACATCGCCGCAAATTCATGGCCATTGTCGACGATACGCCGGAATGCAGCCGCGCGGTGCGCTATGCGGGCCGGCGCGCGAAGAATTCCAATGGCGGGCTCGTGCTCTGCTATGTGATCCCCGAACACGAGGTCCAGCAATGGATCGGCGTGCAGGAATTCATGCGGGCCGAGGCCCGCGAGGAGGCCGAGGCGATCGTCAACAAGGCGGCCGAGGCGGTGCGCGAGGCGATCGGCGTCGAACCGGAAATCGTCATCCGCGAAGGCGACCGTTCCGTCGAGATCAACGCCGTTGTCGAGGACGACCGGGATATCGCCATTCTGGTTCTCGCCGCGGGCTCCGCCAAGGACGGGCCGGGGCCGCTGGTATCGCTGCTCGCCGGCCGCGGCAAGGCCTTTACCATTCCCGTCACCGTCCTGCCCGACGGGCTGGAGGACGCCGATATCGACGCGCTGTGCTGA
- the trpS gene encoding tryptophan--tRNA ligase: MSEFKPQIFSGVQPTGNLHLGNYLGALRKFVALQDQMDCIYCVVDLHSITAQLVHDDLKSQTRSITAAYLASGIDPVKHIVFNQSAVPQHAELAWIFNCVARIGWMNRMTQFKDKAGKDRENASLGLLAYPSLMAADILVYRATHVPVGDDQKQHLELTRDIAMKFNLDFAKKIKEIGSGVDITVGDQPVHAFFPMVEPLIEGPAPRVMSLKDGSKKMSKSDPSDLSRINLTDDADTVARKIRKAKTDPDALPSEVEGLKGRPEADNLVGIFAALSDRTKADVLTEYGGQQFSQFKPALAELAVNVLSPVNAEMRRLIDDPAHIDAVLKDGSERAGAIAERTMKDVHEIVGLL; this comes from the coding sequence ATGAGCGAATTCAAGCCGCAAATCTTCTCCGGCGTGCAGCCGACCGGCAATCTTCATCTCGGCAATTATCTCGGCGCATTGCGCAAATTCGTCGCCCTGCAGGACCAGATGGATTGCATCTACTGCGTCGTCGACCTGCATTCGATCACCGCGCAGCTCGTCCATGATGACCTGAAGAGCCAGACGCGTTCGATCACGGCGGCCTATCTCGCCTCCGGCATCGATCCGGTGAAGCATATCGTCTTCAACCAGTCCGCCGTGCCGCAGCACGCGGAACTGGCCTGGATCTTCAACTGTGTCGCCCGCATCGGCTGGATGAACCGGATGACCCAGTTCAAGGACAAGGCCGGCAAGGACCGCGAGAACGCCTCGCTCGGCCTTCTGGCCTATCCGAGCCTGATGGCGGCCGACATTCTCGTCTACCGCGCCACCCATGTTCCGGTCGGCGACGACCAGAAGCAGCATCTGGAACTGACCCGCGATATCGCCATGAAGTTCAATCTTGATTTTGCCAAGAAGATCAAGGAGATCGGCAGCGGAGTTGACATCACCGTCGGCGACCAGCCGGTCCATGCCTTCTTCCCCATGGTCGAGCCGCTGATCGAGGGACCGGCGCCGCGCGTGATGAGCCTCAAGGACGGTTCGAAGAAGATGTCGAAGTCGGATCCCTCCGACCTTTCGCGCATCAACCTCACTGATGACGCCGACACCGTCGCCCGCAAGATCCGCAAGGCCAAGACCGACCCGGATGCGCTGCCGAGCGAGGTCGAGGGGCTGAAGGGGCGTCCCGAGGCTGACAATCTCGTCGGCATCTTTGCTGCGCTCTCTGATCGCACCAAGGCCGATGTGCTGACCGAGTATGGCGGGCAGCAATTCTCGCAGTTCAAGCCGGCACTGGCCGAGCTTGCGGTCAATGTCCTGTCTCCGGTCAATGCCGAGATGCGCCGCCTGATCGACGATCCGGCCCATATCGACGCCGTTCTGAAGGACGGTTCGGAGCGGGCAGGGGCGATTGCCGAGAGGACGATGAAGGACGTGCACGAGATCGTCGGCCTGCTCTGA
- the murJ gene encoding murein biosynthesis integral membrane protein MurJ: MSLVGKFATVGGATFASRLLGFARETMMAAALGNGAMADVFYAAFRFPNLFRRLFAEGAFNAAFVPLFSKEIEENGPDGAKRFAEQVFGVLFSFLFVITVAMELAMPLLVRFIIAPGFADDVEKFEMTVRLASVMFPYLICMSLMAMMSGMLNSLHRYFAAAIAPVFLNVVLIGVLAYGVYAGADPEHMARNLSWGVLGAGIIQLGVVYIDVRRAGMRLTFRLPKITPKIRRLVALAVPAAVTGGVIQINQIIGQAVASGKDGAISALQYADRLYQLPLGVVGVAGGVVLLPELSRALKAGNASEASHIQNRTIEFVLFLTVPAAFGLMVISPEITRVLYERGAFGPETTALVAAIMTVYAFGLPAFALTKALQPAFYARENTRLPMRFTIVAVVINSILAISLFPILAERGIALAEVVSGWTNVLLLATTLVITGHLRFDRLLMKRGPLIIASAIAMAFSVRLAAGRMSHWFAPEAAFLQQLGGLLILLGLAAIVYFGLVLATGGVNRALLGRLVKRGRKG; encoded by the coding sequence ATGAGCCTCGTCGGCAAGTTCGCCACGGTCGGCGGCGCCACGTTCGCAAGCCGGCTGCTCGGCTTTGCCCGCGAGACGATGATGGCGGCCGCCCTTGGCAATGGCGCCATGGCCGACGTGTTCTACGCCGCCTTCCGCTTTCCGAATCTTTTCCGCCGGCTTTTCGCCGAAGGCGCCTTCAACGCCGCCTTCGTGCCGCTGTTTTCCAAGGAGATCGAGGAAAACGGCCCGGACGGCGCCAAGCGTTTTGCCGAGCAGGTCTTCGGCGTCCTGTTTTCCTTTCTCTTCGTCATCACCGTGGCGATGGAACTGGCGATGCCGCTTCTGGTGCGCTTCATCATCGCGCCGGGCTTTGCCGATGACGTCGAGAAATTCGAAATGACCGTGCGTCTTGCCTCGGTCATGTTCCCCTATCTCATCTGCATGTCGCTGATGGCGATGATGAGCGGCATGCTGAACTCGCTGCATCGCTATTTCGCCGCCGCCATCGCGCCGGTCTTCCTCAATGTCGTGCTGATCGGGGTTCTGGCCTATGGCGTCTATGCGGGCGCTGATCCGGAACACATGGCGCGCAATCTCTCCTGGGGCGTGCTCGGCGCGGGCATCATCCAGCTCGGCGTCGTCTATATCGACGTTCGCCGCGCCGGCATGCGCCTCACCTTCCGCCTGCCGAAGATCACGCCGAAAATCCGCCGTCTTGTCGCCCTCGCCGTGCCTGCGGCGGTCACGGGCGGTGTCATCCAGATCAACCAGATCATCGGCCAGGCGGTCGCTTCCGGCAAGGACGGGGCGATCTCGGCGCTGCAATATGCCGACCGGCTCTACCAGTTGCCGCTCGGCGTCGTCGGCGTTGCCGGCGGCGTCGTGCTGCTGCCGGAACTGTCGCGCGCGCTGAAAGCCGGCAACGCTTCCGAAGCCTCGCATATCCAGAACCGGACGATCGAATTCGTGCTGTTCCTGACGGTTCCGGCGGCCTTCGGGCTGATGGTGATTTCGCCGGAGATTACCCGCGTCCTTTACGAGCGCGGCGCCTTCGGGCCGGAGACGACGGCGCTGGTGGCGGCGATCATGACGGTCTATGCCTTCGGGCTGCCGGCCTTTGCGCTGACCAAGGCGCTGCAGCCCGCATTTTACGCGCGCGAGAATACCAGGCTGCCGATGCGTTTCACGATCGTGGCCGTGGTGATCAATTCGATCCTGGCGATCTCGCTGTTTCCGATTCTCGCCGAACGCGGCATCGCGCTTGCGGAGGTCGTCTCGGGCTGGACCAATGTTCTGCTGCTGGCGACGACTCTCGTCATCACCGGTCATCTGCGCTTCGACAGGCTGCTCATGAAGCGCGGGCCGCTGATCATCGCAAGCGCCATCGCCATGGCTTTTTCCGTGCGGCTGGCGGCGGGGCGGATGTCCCACTGGTTTGCGCCGGAGGCGGCCTTCCTGCAGCAGCTTGGCGGGCTTTTGATCCTGCTGGGCCTGGCCGCGATCGTCTATTTCGGCCTGGTTCTGGCCACCGGCGGCGTCAATCGCGCGCTGCTCGGGCGTCTGGTGAAGCGCGGCCGCAAAGGATAG